A single genomic interval of Mangifera indica cultivar Alphonso chromosome 5, CATAS_Mindica_2.1, whole genome shotgun sequence harbors:
- the LOC123216897 gene encoding S-adenosylmethionine synthase 1 has protein sequence METFLFTSESVNEGHPDKLCDQISDAVLDACLEQDPDSKVACETCTKTNMVMVFGEITTKANIDYEKIVRDTCRSIGFVSEDVGLDADHCKVLVNIEQQSPDIAQGVHGHFTKRPEEIGAGDQGHMFGYATDETPELMPLSHVIATKLGARLTEVRKNGNCPWLRPDGKTQVTVEYYNENGAMVPVRVHTVLISTQHDETVTNDEIAADLKEHVIKPVIPEKYLDEKTIFHLNPSGRFVIGGPHGDAGLTGRKIIIDTYGGWGAHGGGAFSGKDPTKVDRSGAYIVRQAAKSIVANGLARRCIVQVSYAIGVPEPLSVFVDTYGTGKIPDKEILNIVKENFDFRPGMITINLDLKRGGNSRFLKTAAYGHFGRDDPDFTWEVVKPLKWEKPQA, from the coding sequence ATGGAGACCTTTCTATTCACCTCTGAATCTGTGAACGAGGGCCACCCAGATAAGCTGTGTGACCAGATCTCTGATGCGGTACTTGACGCCTGCCTTGAGCAGGATCCTGACAGCAAGGTTGCCTGTGAGACGTGCACCAAGACCAACATGGTCATGGTCTTCGGGGAGATTACCACCAAGGCTAACATAGACTACGAGAAGATTGTTCGTGATACATGCCGCTCCATCGGATTTGTTTCTGAAGACGTGGGTCTTGATGCTGACCACTGCAAAGTCCTGGTTAACATTGAGCAACAAAGCCCTGATATTGCCCAGGGTGTTCACGGTCATTTCACTAAGCGCCCAGAGGAGATAGGTGCTGGTGACCAGGGTCACATGTTTGGTTATGCCACTGATGAGACCCCTGAATTAATGCCTCTAAGCCATGTCATCGCAACCAAGCTCGGTGCTCGCCTCACAGAGGTTAGGAAAAACGGTAACTGCCCTTGGCTAAGGCCTGATGGTAAGACCCAGGTCACAGTGGAGTACTACAACGAGAATGGCGCCATGGTTCCAGTCCGCGTTCACACAGTTCTCATCTCCACCCAACATGATGAGACTGTCACAAATGACGAAATTGCTGCTGATCTTAAGGAACATGTAATCAAGCCTGTCATCCCCGAGAAGTACCTAGACGAGAAGACCATCTTCCACCTGAACCCATCTGGCCGTTTTGTCATTGGTGGCCCTCACGGTGATGCTGGTCTCACCGGACGTAAAATCATCATAGACACTTACGGTGGCTGGGGAGCCCATGGTGGTGGTGCCTTCTCCGGAAAAGACCCTACCAAGGTGGATAGGAGTGGTGCATACATTGTCAGGCAGGCTGCCAAGAGTATTGTAGCAAATGGTCTAGCTCGTAGATGCATTGTTCAAGTCTCATATGCCATTGGTGTGCCTGAACCCTTGTCTGTTTTTGTTGATACATATGGAACCGGCAAGATTCCTGACAAGGAGATCCTGAACATTGTGAAGGAGAACTTTGACTTTAGGCCTGGAATGATCACCATCAACTTGGATCTCAAGAGAGGAGGTAATAGCAGGTTCTTGAAGACTGCAGCATATGGACACTTCGGAAGAGACGACCCAGACTTCACATGGGAGGTGGTGAAACCTCTCAAATGGGAAAAACCTCAAGCTTGA